One segment of Anatilimnocola aggregata DNA contains the following:
- a CDS encoding MlaD family protein, protein MDERTLRLRVGVVVLAAILVTGILVMLMGDMPFPGSQKKVIYVLFPEAPGVSVGTPVRKSGITIGRVTRVELLKPQGVRVTTDIDSQYTLLDSEYCRVGTTSLLGDALLEFVPGVESRNARPLENGAEIQNGVVAGNPMSVFVNLEPDIKMVLQSLRDAGSEVQRAASTLNSAVANNDDQIPRIMQKSERALDQFNATMATMNDLFGDPELRNGLKQTMRDVPQLFAEARDTLQKANEGFAGMKSVTDRASKNLENLENFTRPLGERGPQLVANLDGSLSNVNALLEQLVEFTDNLNSKQGTLGRLMNDEELYQRLNRSLANIEDITFKVKPILDNVTIFTDKIARDPRQLGVKGALDGRPLGVGAKQASYGGDSFIQGNGYEYGEEEYCPPSQLNSSRPAMPILKR, encoded by the coding sequence ATGGACGAACGAACCTTACGATTACGCGTCGGCGTCGTGGTCCTGGCTGCGATCCTGGTCACCGGCATCCTCGTGATGCTAATGGGTGACATGCCCTTTCCGGGTTCGCAGAAGAAGGTCATCTATGTGCTGTTTCCTGAAGCGCCCGGCGTTTCGGTTGGCACTCCCGTGCGCAAAAGTGGCATCACTATCGGCCGCGTCACGCGAGTCGAGCTGCTGAAGCCGCAGGGTGTGCGCGTGACGACCGACATCGACTCGCAATACACGTTGCTCGATAGCGAGTACTGCCGCGTTGGGACGACGTCGTTGCTCGGCGATGCCTTGCTGGAATTCGTCCCTGGCGTGGAGTCGAGGAATGCTCGGCCGCTGGAGAACGGTGCGGAGATTCAGAACGGCGTCGTTGCGGGCAACCCCATGAGCGTCTTCGTCAATCTGGAACCCGATATCAAAATGGTGTTGCAGTCGCTCCGCGATGCGGGGAGTGAAGTGCAACGCGCCGCCAGCACGCTGAACTCGGCGGTGGCCAACAACGACGATCAAATCCCCCGCATCATGCAAAAATCGGAGCGGGCTCTCGATCAGTTCAACGCCACGATGGCCACCATGAACGATCTGTTTGGCGATCCCGAACTGCGTAACGGCCTCAAGCAAACGATGCGCGACGTGCCGCAACTGTTCGCCGAAGCCCGCGATACGCTACAAAAAGCCAATGAAGGTTTCGCGGGCATGAAGTCGGTCACCGATCGGGCTTCGAAGAATCTCGAAAACCTTGAGAACTTCACTCGCCCGCTGGGCGAACGTGGCCCGCAGTTGGTAGCAAATCTCGATGGCAGTTTATCGAACGTGAATGCCTTGCTCGAACAGCTGGTCGAGTTCACCGACAACTTGAACAGCAAGCAAGGAACCCTGGGTCGATTGATGAACGATGAAGAGCTGTATCAACGGCTGAATCGTTCGCTGGCGAATATCGAAGACATCACGTTCAAGGTGAAGCCGATTCTCGACAACGTAACGATCTTCACCGACAAGATCGCTCGCGATCCTCGCCAACTCGGCGTCAAGGGTGCGCTCGATGGTCGACCACTCGGCGTAGGTGCCAAGCAGGCATCCTACGGTGGCGATTCGTTCATACAAGGGAACGGCTACGAGTACGGCGAAGAAGAATACTGCCCGCCGTCGCAGCTGAACTCGTCGCGCCCTGCGATGCCAATTTTGAAGCGGTAA
- a CDS encoding ABC transporter ATP-binding protein encodes MAMPVSNLPNVLEIRKLSVQFGRQGVLRNIDLNVPRGQTLAVIGESGCGKTVLLKTLIGLIKPTQGEVQFDGRDFTKLNDRELVTQRIRFGYLFQNAALFDSMTVGQNVAFPLRQHRKPSELEVKRLVLDRLAEVGLPDSVVVKKPAELSGGMRKRVGMARALILNPEMMLYDEPTTGLDPIMSDVINELMMRTRRQHQVTSLVVTHDMRTARKVADRVIMLYPLTRLRGDESQIIFDGPPSELENYPDQRVRQFVRGEAGQRLMELREARGIVNEDL; translated from the coding sequence ATGGCAATGCCCGTTTCCAACCTGCCGAATGTCCTCGAGATCCGCAAGCTGAGCGTGCAGTTTGGGCGGCAGGGAGTGCTGCGCAATATCGATTTGAATGTGCCGCGCGGGCAGACGTTGGCGGTCATCGGCGAAAGTGGTTGCGGCAAGACAGTGCTGCTGAAGACACTCATCGGGCTGATTAAGCCGACACAAGGCGAAGTGCAGTTTGACGGGCGAGACTTCACCAAGCTCAACGATCGCGAACTGGTCACCCAGCGGATTCGCTTTGGCTATTTGTTTCAAAACGCGGCGCTGTTCGACAGCATGACCGTCGGCCAGAACGTCGCCTTTCCTTTGCGGCAGCATCGCAAGCCCAGCGAACTCGAAGTCAAGCGGCTCGTGCTCGATCGACTCGCTGAAGTCGGGTTGCCCGATTCAGTCGTCGTAAAAAAGCCCGCCGAGCTATCGGGCGGCATGCGGAAACGAGTTGGCATGGCCCGCGCATTGATACTGAATCCAGAAATGATGCTCTACGACGAACCGACGACTGGTCTCGACCCGATTATGAGCGACGTCATCAACGAACTGATGATGCGCACCCGGCGGCAGCATCAAGTGACGAGTCTGGTCGTGACGCACGACATGCGAACCGCTCGAAAAGTGGCCGATCGCGTGATTATGCTCTATCCGCTCACCCGCTTGCGCGGCGACGAATCGCAAATCATTTTCGACGGTCCTCCCAGTGAACTCGAAAACTATCCCGATCAACGTGTGCGGCAATTCGTGCGCGGCGAAGCAGGCCAACGCCTGATGGAACTGCGCGAAGCCCGCGGCATTGTGAATGAAGACCTGTGA
- a CDS encoding MlaE family ABC transporter permease, which produces MATDSSLSQSPPNGQQTTAVGDALADWGGVVVDGVSTVGDITIFLFRTLAWLFFRAPKWETLLPNFYQVGVLSLPVIALTGTFIGMVLSMQSYFLFKDLNLESYLGAVINKTLLRELGPVLAATMLAGRVGCAMSAELGTMRVTEQIDALESMGADPIHYLVVPRFLACIFLIPTLTIMADYMGVVGGYFHAVVILDVDKHYFWFHTERFVNVFDLLSGVLKSVFFGAAIAIVSCHRGFNCTPGAEGVGRAATASFVYSFVLILIIDLVLGQMLYTAYYRMYPESESLF; this is translated from the coding sequence ATGGCTACCGATTCATCCCTTTCGCAATCCCCGCCTAACGGTCAGCAGACAACTGCTGTGGGCGATGCGCTGGCCGACTGGGGTGGCGTGGTGGTCGATGGCGTGAGCACGGTCGGCGATATCACGATCTTTCTCTTTCGCACGCTCGCCTGGCTGTTCTTCCGCGCCCCGAAGTGGGAAACACTGCTACCGAACTTTTATCAGGTGGGCGTGCTGAGCCTCCCGGTGATCGCCCTGACCGGCACGTTCATCGGCATGGTGCTCTCGATGCAGAGCTATTTTCTGTTCAAAGACCTGAATCTGGAATCGTACCTCGGCGCGGTGATTAATAAGACGCTCCTCCGCGAATTGGGCCCTGTGCTGGCAGCTACGATGCTCGCCGGACGCGTCGGCTGCGCGATGTCGGCAGAACTGGGCACGATGCGCGTGACCGAACAAATCGACGCCCTCGAAAGCATGGGTGCCGATCCGATTCATTACCTGGTGGTGCCGCGATTCCTCGCCTGCATCTTCCTGATCCCCACGCTCACGATCATGGCCGATTACATGGGCGTGGTCGGTGGCTACTTCCATGCGGTCGTCATTCTCGATGTCGACAAGCACTACTTTTGGTTTCACACCGAGCGGTTCGTCAACGTGTTTGATTTGCTGAGTGGCGTCCTCAAGAGCGTGTTCTTTGGTGCGGCAATTGCCATTGTCAGCTGTCATCGCGGGTTCAATTGCACGCCGGGAGCTGAAGGGGTGGGACGCGCAGCAACGGCGTCGTTCGTCTACTCGTTCGTGCTGATTCTCATCATTGACCTCGTGCTCGGCCAGATGCTCTACACCGCTTACTATCGCATGTACCCCGAGTCGGAGTCGTTGTTCTAA
- a CDS encoding GspE/PulE family protein yields MPATSLAARLQQLDPRDLNYATHFADQLLAAAAEARASDIHLQPTTAGIEVRWRLDGVLLSVGTFSRGEGTDIAARLKVLARLLTYRTDIPQEGRIPAADARAEMRVSTFPSLYGERVVIRLFVAPQELLQLVDLGLPAEITTALQNAVQRTSGAVLLTGPAGGGKTTTAYACLRHVVQSTHGARSIVSLEDPIEVALTGVSQSQVNPAAGFDLASGLRALLRQDPEVVLLGEVRDQPTAAALFQAALTGQLVISTFHAGSVCEAISRLAEMGIEPYLLRSGLSLLLHQRLLRKLCTCGSAGCDRCQRSGYSGRIAVAELLPPLNSELTAAVLRHADAAELQRLVEAAGMVPIKVRVQTLVEQGLTSPAEMMRVLGTS; encoded by the coding sequence ATGCCAGCAACTTCGCTCGCCGCGCGACTGCAACAGCTTGATCCGCGCGATCTGAACTATGCGACGCACTTTGCCGACCAATTGCTAGCGGCGGCGGCGGAAGCTCGGGCGAGCGACATTCACCTGCAACCAACAACAGCTGGTATTGAAGTTCGTTGGCGGCTGGATGGCGTACTTTTGAGTGTGGGGACGTTTTCGCGCGGTGAGGGGACCGATATCGCCGCGCGGCTGAAAGTTCTGGCACGGCTTCTCACCTATCGCACCGACATTCCACAAGAAGGGCGAATTCCAGCTGCCGACGCGCGGGCTGAGATGCGCGTGAGTACATTTCCGTCACTGTATGGCGAGCGGGTCGTGATCCGGCTGTTCGTAGCGCCGCAGGAACTATTGCAGTTAGTCGATCTCGGACTTCCCGCTGAAATCACCACCGCATTGCAAAATGCCGTGCAGCGAACCAGCGGCGCGGTGTTGCTCACCGGCCCCGCTGGGGGTGGCAAGACGACGACTGCTTACGCCTGCCTGCGGCACGTGGTGCAATCGACGCATGGAGCGCGGAGCATTGTCTCGCTCGAAGATCCGATTGAAGTGGCGCTCACGGGCGTCTCGCAATCGCAGGTGAATCCTGCTGCCGGCTTCGACTTGGCGAGTGGCCTGCGCGCACTCCTGCGACAAGATCCCGAGGTGGTACTGCTCGGCGAAGTGCGCGATCAGCCCACGGCGGCAGCTCTGTTTCAAGCGGCGCTCACCGGGCAATTGGTCATTTCCACCTTTCATGCCGGCAGCGTATGCGAAGCAATCTCCCGACTGGCCGAAATGGGAATCGAGCCGTACTTGCTCCGCAGCGGGTTGTCACTACTGCTGCATCAGCGGTTGCTCCGAAAACTCTGCACTTGCGGCAGCGCGGGTTGCGACCGTTGCCAACGGAGCGGTTACTCCGGACGAATCGCTGTTGCCGAACTGCTTCCACCCCTAAACAGCGAACTCACTGCAGCCGTGTTGCGCCATGCCGATGCAGCCGAGTTGCAACGACTGGTCGAAGCAGCGGGCATGGTTCCCATCAAGGTGAGAGTGCAAACGCTCGTTGAGCAAGGACTCACGTCACCAGCTGAAATGATGCGTGTGCTGGGAACTTCGTAG